The following proteins are encoded in a genomic region of Vanessa cardui chromosome W, ilVanCard2.1, whole genome shotgun sequence:
- the LOC124542422 gene encoding uncharacterized protein LOC124542422: MAEFNKRVDNVEERLTSLEEKNSGSVDQNLNNVIAQLKSDINDREQKSLINDIQITGLPERSGENAVHLTLAVTKKLGLALDSCDIASAERAGPHRALVSSEERQRPRPVIVRLARRSLRDDIIKAARVRRGTDTSGVTDGNPSRVYINEHLTRFNRLLFYKAREEGKRHGWRFIWTREGRIYMRR, from the exons ATGgccgaatttaataaaagggTCGACAACGTAGAGGAGCGTTTGACTTCTTTGGAAGAAAAAAACTCGGGGTCTGtcgatcaaaatttaaataatgtcattGCGCAATTAAAATCAGACATCAACGATCGTGAACAAAAGTCGCTAATAAATGACATCCAAATAACGGGTTTGCCGGAACGGAGTGGTGAGAATGCTGTCCATCTGACTCTAGCGGTCACGAAGAAATTAGGCCTGGCTCTCGACTCCTGCGATATTGCGAGCGCGGAGCGAGCCGGCCCGCATCGCGCACTAGTGTCGAGTGAGGAGCGTCAGCGTCCGCGACCAGTGATCGTGCGATTGGCGCGGCGGTCTCTGCGCGACGATATCATAAAGGCGGCGCGGGTACGACGCGGCACCGACACATCGGGCGTCACTGACGGAAATCCTTCCCGAGTCTATATCAATGAGCATCTGACTCGCTTTAATCGCCTGTTGTTTTATAAAGCGAGAGAGGAGGGCAAACGACACGGTTGGCGCTTCATATGGACGCGAGAAGGCAGAATATATATGCGAC GATAG